From Caretta caretta isolate rCarCar2 chromosome 3, rCarCar1.hap1, whole genome shotgun sequence, a single genomic window includes:
- the LOC125633822 gene encoding uncharacterized protein LOC125633822 has product MQSSSAEVTMMESQNRKRAPAWTEREVRDLIAVWGEESVLSELRSSFRNAKTFVKISQGMKDRGHNRDPKQCRVKLKELRQAYQKTREANGRSGSEPQTCRFYDELHAILGGSATTTPAVLFDSFNGDGGNTEAGFGDEEDDDDEVVDSSQQASGETGFPDSQELFLTLDLEPVPPEPTQGCLLDPAGGEGTSAACVSMITGSCPSQRLVKLRKKKKRTRDEMFSELMLSSHTDRAQTNAWRQIMSECRKAQNDWEERWRAEERAEAQMWRQRDERRQDSMLRLLEDQTSMLQCMVELQQRQLEHRLPLLPLCNQPPSSPSSIASTPRRPRTRWGGLRPTSHSTTEDCPKKRRLSFNKF; this is encoded by the exons atgcagagctcatcagcagaggtgaccatgatggagtcccagaatcgcaaaagagctccagcatggaccgaacgggaggtacgggatctgatcgctgtttggggagaggaatccgtgctatcagaactccgttccagttttcgaaatgccaaaacctttgtcaaaatctcccagggcatgaaggacagaggccataacagggacccgaagcagtgccgcgtgaaactgaaggagctgaggcaagcctaccagaaaaccagagaggcgaacggccgctccgggtcagagccccaaacatgccgcttctatgatgagctgcatgccattttagggggttcagccaccactaccccagccgtgttgtttgactccttcaatggagatggaggcaatacggaagcaggttttggggacgaagaagatgatgatgatgaggttgtagatagctcacagcaagcaagtggagaaaccggttttcccgacagccaggaactgtttctcaccctagacctggagccagtaccccccgaacccacccaaggctgcctcctggacccagcaggcggagaagggacctctg ctgcatgtgtttcaatgatcacaggatcttgtccttcccagaggctagtgaagcttagaaagaaaaaaaaacgcactcgtgatgaaatgttctccgagctcatgctgtcctcccacactgacagagcacagacgaatgcgtggaggcaaataatgtcagagtgcaggaaagcacaaaatgactgggaggagaggtggcgggctgaagagagggctgaagctcaaatgtggcggcagcgtgatgagaggaggcaggattcaatgctgaggctgctggaggaccaaaccagtatgctccagtgtatggttgagctgcagcaaaggcagctggagcacagactgccactgctgcccctctgtaaccaaccgccctcctccccaagttccatagcctccacacccagacgcccaagaacacggtgggggggcctccggccaaccagccactccaccacagaggattgcccaaaaaaaagaaggctgtcattcaataaattttaa
- the DPY30 gene encoding protein dpy-30 homolog: MDSEQIMEGQAQVPENPHAEYGLTENVERIVENEKINAEKTSKQKVDLQSLPTRAYLDQTVVPILLQGLAVLAKERPPNPIEFLAAYLLKNKSQFEDRN; the protein is encoded by the exons ATGGACTCAGAACAGATCATGGAGGGACAGGCACAG GTTCCAGAAAATCCTCATGCTGAATATGGCCTTACAGAAAATGTAGAG CGGATAGTAGAAAATGAGAAGATTAACGCAGAGAAAACATCAAAGCAGAAGGTGGATCTTCAGTCGTTACCTACACGTGCCTACTTGGATCAGACAGTTGTGCCTATCTTACTACAGGGACTTGCTGTACTTGCAAAGGAGAG ACCGCCAAATCCTATTGAATTCCTAgcagcatatcttttaaaaaacaagtcaCAGTTTGAGGACCGAAATTAA